The following coding sequences are from one Prochlorococcus sp. MIT 1314 window:
- a CDS encoding alpha-2-macroglobulin: protein MKRIKQFSQIFLVVIFLTSCRSSINKNYPSINSEENIHENTNSETKRMEIKFSCGDDGISEYLDDGWIILKEDSKEKICTWKSVPATKDCDMEKDKGCKITKPDKIGEEKLYLLEK, encoded by the coding sequence ATGAAAAGAATTAAACAATTTTCGCAAATATTTTTAGTTGTAATTTTCTTAACTTCCTGCAGATCATCAATCAATAAAAATTACCCAAGCATAAATTCTGAAGAAAATATTCATGAGAATACAAATTCAGAAACGAAAAGGATGGAAATAAAGTTTTCCTGCGGTGACGATGGGATTTCAGAATATTTAGATGATGGATGGATTATCTTAAAAGAAGATTCTAAGGAAAAAATTTGTACATGGAAGTCTGTTCCTGCAACAAAAGATTGCGACATGGAAAAAGATAAAGGATGTAAAATTACAAAACCAGATAAAATTGGAGAAGAGAAACTTTATTTGCTAGAAAAATAA